The genomic stretch AGCTCACCAGTGCCGGCTCCGACAAGTGGCGCGATGCCATCGTGGCCGGTCTGGTGCAGGCGACGGGCTGCGCCGCCGTCTATGAACGCTCGGATTCCGACGTGCGCAGGCTGGAAGGCCTGGAGCCGCGCGCCGGAATTGCCTTCGGCGAACTGCCTGCCGAGGGGCTGCAGATCGTCGAAAATGGCGTGCGGATGGAGGTCGATGTGGTCGGTGGCCACAAGACCGGCTTTTATCTTGATCAGCGCGACAACCGCAAGCTCACCGGCGATCTTGCCCATGGGCGGCGGGTACTGAACTGCTTTTGCTACACCGGCGGCTTCTCCCTGCAGGCGCTGGCGGGTGGGGCGAGCAGCGTGCTGTCGATCGATTCGTCCGGCCCCGCACTTGCCACCGCCGCACGCAATTTGGCGCTCAACCCGCAACTCGATGCCGCGCGTGCCGAATGGAGCGAGGATGATGTGTTCGAGGCACTGCGCGGTTTGCGTGCCGAAGAGCGCAGTTTTGACCTGATCATCCTCGATCCGCCCAAGTTTGCGCCGTCCGCGGCTCACGCCGAACGTGCCTCGCGCGCATACAAGGACATCAACCTGTTCGGCTTCCGCCTGCTGGCGCCGGGTGGCATCCTGATGACCTATTCCTGCTCCGGTGGCATCGGGCTGGAGATGTTCCAGAAGATCGTCGCCAGTGCGGCAAGTGATGCCGGCGTCGACGCTCGCATCCTGCATCGACTGGCCGCTGCACCCGACCATCCGGTCGGCCTGGCCGTGCCCGAAGGCGAGTACCTCAAGGGACTTGCGATTCAGATCGGCTGATTGCCCACACGGGCGGGGGCCGCGAAGGCGTGCTTCCGCTCAGCGCTGGATGCTGGCCGACGGGGCGCGATCCGGGTTCGGCACCAGGTCGGCGAGGTTGAAAGCCAGCGTGATCAGGCCGAGTGCCATGAGCACGAGGCCGAAGTAGATTTTTTGCATGGCGGCGCCGGGCAGGCGTCGCACCTCGGCGTAGAAATGGTGGCGCAGGAAGATCAGCGCCATCGCCGCCATCGCCAGCAGACCGCCACCGAGCACTCTCGAGGCGGTGGCGTCGAACTGGCGACCGAAGGCCGGGTCCCATCTGTCGGGCAGAAAGAATTCCGGTGCCTGCAGCAGCAGGTGCAGGCCGCCAACCAGACAGAGCGTGAGCATCAGCACCTGGAAGGTCCGCATCAGTCGCCACCGTCGCAGTCATCACTGCCGCAGGCACTGTCCGTGTCCCGCGCCGCATGCGCAGAAGCGCTGTTCGCCGCCTTTTCAGTCAGACGGCTCCCGCGAGCATGTTTCCTGCGGTCCTTCGGTTTGCGTGATGGGCGAGCCAGAAGGAGCAGGATCCCGATCGCGGATACGATTACAAGCAGGCCCGCTGCCATTTCGGCGCTTATTGTCCGAACAGGTCGCTGCCCGGCAGGCGCGGGGCGTTGAGGCCGAAATGCTGCCAGATCGAATGCGTTGCCATGCGACCGCGCGGGGTACGCTGCAGGTAGCCCTGCTGGATCAGGTAGGGCTCGATGACGTCTTCGATGGTGTCGGAGGATTCGCCGATCGCCGCGGCGATGTTGTCGAGGCCGACCGGGCCGCCACCGAACTTTTCCAGCATTGCCAGCAGCAGCTTGCGGTCCATCAGATCGAGTCCGAGCACGTCGACGTCGAGCATCACCAGCGCTGCGTCTGCGACCGCACTGGTGATGTCGCCGCCGGACTTCACCTCGGCATAGTCGCGCACCCGGCGCAGCAGGCGGTTGGCGATGCGGGGGGTGCCGCGCGCGCGCCGGGCGATCTCGAGCGCACCGGCGTCGTCGATGCTGACGTTGAGCAGCCGTGCGGAGCGACTGACGATGTAGGCAAGTTCGTCCGGCGTGTAGAACTCGAGCCTGGAGACGATGCCGAAGCGGTCGCGCAAGGGGTTGGTGAGCATGCCCGCGCGGGTGGTTGCGCCCACCAGCGTGAACGGCGGCAGGTCGAGCTTGACCGAGCGTGCGGCCGGGCCTTCGCCGATCATGATGTCGATCTGGAAGTCTTCCAGCGCGGGATAGAGGATTTCCTCGACCACTGGTGACAGGCGGTGAATTTCATCGATGAAGAGGACGTCGTGCGGCTCGAGGTTTGTGAGCAGGGCGGCGAGGTCACCCGCGCGCTCCAGCACGGGCCCGGAGGTCTGCCGCATATTGACGCCCATCTCGGCAGCGACGATATGGGCCAGCGTGGTCTTGCCCAGACCCGGCGGGCCGAACAGCAGGACGTGGTCGAGCGCCTCCTTGCGGTTGCGCGCAGCTTCGATGAAGATCTCCAGCTGCTCGCGGATCTTCGCCTGTCCGACGTACTCGGCCAGTCGCTTGGGGCGCAGGGCACGCTCGATGGCGTCTTCCTTGCGGTCGGTGGGCTCCGCGGAGATCAGCCTTTCGGGTGCGGCCGAGCGCAGCTTGTCAGTTTCGATCATGGCGAGAGTTTAGCGACTTGGCGACAGGCTGTGCGGAGCAATGCTCATGCCTTCGACAGCAGCTTGAGTGCGGCTCGGATGCCGTCCGACACACCGATGTCCTCGCCCAGCCCCTTCATGGCGCCAAGGGCCTCGCGTTCGTTGTAGCCCAGTGCCAGCAGCGCGTTGAGAATATCGCTCTTCGCGTCCGGTGCGGCGTCGACGCCCGCGGCAAGGCGAATGCCGCCAGCGTTGGGCAGGGCCTTGCCGAGCTTGTCGCGCAACTCGAGCAGCAGGCGTTCGGCGGTCTTCTTGCCGATGCCGGGAATCTTCACCAGGCGGCCTGCCTCCTGCAGCGCGATCGCCTGGGCGAGATCGCTGACCGACAGACCGGACAGCACCGCCAGCGCCATGCGTGCGCCAATGCCGGAAATCTTCAGCAGCTGGCGGAAGGCGGTGCGCTCTTCGTCGGTGGCAAAGCCGTACAGGAAGTGACCGTCCTCGCGCACCGCAAGGTGGGTGTGCAGGCTGACCCGCTCGCCTGTCGCCGGCAGGTTGTAGAAGGTGCTCATGGGCACGTCGACTTCATAGCCGACGCCGTTGGCATCAACCAGAATCTGGGGTGGGTTCTTTTCCAGCAGCGTGCCGGTGATGCGTCCGATCATCAGTAGGGCTCCGGGTGCCGCTGCCTGTCTGTTGAACGGCTGCGGCGGGTTTCGGGTGGGGTCAGTCGGCCAGGCGGCGGGCGACTTCGTGGAGGTCGTTCATCACCGTGATGCCACGCGCCAGTACATCCTCTGCGGGGGACAGAAGGTCGGGCACCATCACCACCTGGGCGCCTGAAGCCAGTCCGCCGCGCACGCCGGTGTTCGAGTCCTCGAGGACCAGGCAATGCGCTATCGGCGTCTCAAGCAGGGCCGCCGCGGCCAGATAGATGTCGGGTGCCGGTTTGCCGTTACGCACTTCATCGCCGCCGATTACGCCCTTCAGCCGGTGCAGGATGCCGACGCCTTCGAGCTTGGGCAGTGCCCGGCTGCGCCGGGTGGAGGTGGCGACCGCGCCCGGCAGTCCGCGCAGCGCGAGCTGGTCGAGGAGTTCGGGAACGCCCGGCTTGAGCGGGAAGCGGCCGTCGACGATGGCTTGCTCGTAACGGCGGCCAAACTCGGCCTGGTGTTCGTCGATCGGGAAGCTCGGGCCAAAGGCGTCCTGCAGCAGGCGGTAGCCGTCGCGCGAATTCATGCCGATCATGCGCATCGCAACTTCATGATCCCAGGGCAGTCCGAGGTGCTCGCTTGCTTCACGGCCGATTGCGTAGGCGATGCGCTCGGAGTCGAGCAGGAGTCCGTCCATGTCGAAGATGATGGCGCGGACGGGGCGGGGGTCGAAGGCGGTCATGCGGAGATTCCGGATTGGGCGAAGGCGAGCGTGGCAGCAAGCAGCAGGCCATGCACGTTGGTCGCAAGGATGGTGCGCTTGATCGGGGCGGCAAGCTCGTCGGGCGTGCTCGCATCGGCGATGAGCTCGCGCGCTGAGGTGAATGAGAGGATCAGCGTCATCGCGGCGGCAGCCGCGTATTGCGGCAGCGCATGAATCGTCACCATTGCTACCAGCCAGGTGTAGGAAAGGATTGCGATCAGCAGGTAGCCCCACTTGGCGACCTGCGGGCCGAGGCGGACGACGAGGGTACGTTTACCCGCGGCGGCATCGCCGTCGTGATCGGGGAACTGGTTGATGAACAGGAGGTTTGCCACCAGCAGGGCATAGGACACGCCCGCTGCAAACGGCAGCAGGCTGAAGCTGCCGCGCTGCACGTAATCGGTGCCGACCACCACCGCGAGCCAGCCCAGCGCGATCGCCAGTTCGCCCAGACCCCGGCTCATCAGTTTCAGTGGCGGCGCGGAGTAGGCCCAGCCGACGAAGAGCCCCGCGATGCCGATGACGATCAGCCCCGCGCCGGCTTGCCAGGTCAGCCACAGGCCGGCTGGCACGACTGCAGCCAGAAGGGCATAGCCGAAGCGGCCGGTCTCGGCCGCGCTCAGCACGCCGTTCTGGATGAAGCGGCTGCCGCCGGTGAAGGGAAACAGCCGCTTGGTGTTCGCCGCGTCTGCACCACTCTCGGCGTCGTGATAATCGTTGATGACATTGACCCCGGCATGCGCGACGAGGGCGAAGAGCAGGGTGAAGACTGCGGTCATCCAGTCGATGGATGCGCCGCTGCGGTGCGCGCAGGCCAGCCCGATCAGGCATGCGACCAGGGTGACCGACAGAAACGCCGGGCGGGTGGCAAGAAAGAGCAGGACCGCGCGGTTCGGAAACGCGCCCGGTGCGGGTTCGGCGGGGTGGCTCACAGCAGCACGATGTCGAATTGTTCCTGGGTGTAGCTCGCCTCGGGGTGGAGCGAGACCTTCTTGCCGATGAAGTCGGACAGCATCGCCAGCGACTGGCTCTCTTCGTCGAGGAAGAGGTCGATCACATTGGGTGCGGCAAGGACGCGGAACTCCTTCGCGTTGAACTGGCGTGCCTCGCGCAGCAGTTCGCGCAGGATCTCGTAGCAGGCCGTGCGCGCGGTCTTCACTTCGCCGCGGCCGCCACAGGTCGGGCAGGACTCGCACAGCAGGTGCGCGAGCGACTCGCGGGTGCGCTTGCGCGTCATCTCGACCAGACCGAGCGCGGTAAAGCCGTTGATGCTCATCTTGGTGTGGTCGCGGGCGAGCGCCTTGCGGAACTCGTCGAGCACCATCTCGCGGTGTTCGACGTTCTCCATGTCGATGAAATCGATGATGATGATGCCGCCGAGGTTGCGCAGCCTGAGCTGGCGCGCAATGGTCTGCGTGGCTTCAAGGTTGGTCTTGAAGATGGTGTCGTCGAAGTTGCGCGCACCGACGAAGCCGCCGGTGTTCACGTCGACCGTGGTCATGGCCTCGGTCTGGTCGATGATGAGGTAGCCGCCCGACTTGAGGTCGACCCGGCGCGCAAGCGCCTTCTGGATTTCCTCCTCGACGTTGAAGATGTCGAACAGCGGTCGCTCGCCGGTGTAGTGCTCGAGCAGTGGCAGCACCTTGGGCGAGTACTCTGCAGCAAAGGCGGTGAGCTTCTGGAAGTTCTCCCGCGAGTCGACACGGATACGGGTGGTCTCTTCGTTGACGAGGTCGCGCAGCACCCGCTGTCCGAGGCCGAGGTCTTCATGCAGCAGTCGCGGCGGGAAGGCGCCGACGGTGGTGTTGCGGATCTCGCTCCACAGCTTGCGCAGGTAGGCGATGTCGGCGGCAAGCTCCTCGTCGCTGGCGGATTCCGCCATGGTGCGCACGATGAAACCACCGGGCTCGTCGTCGGGGACGAGGCGGGTCAGGCGTTCGCGCAACTGTTCGCGCTCGGATTCGTCCTCGATCCGCTGCGAGATGCCGATGTGCTTTTCCTGCGGCAGATACACGAGCAGGCGCCCGGCCAGGCTCACCTGAGTCGAAAGGCGTGCGCCCTTGGTGCCGATCGGATCCTTCAGGACCTGGACCAGCAGGCTCTGACCCTCGTTCAGGATCTTCTCGATCGGCTTGGCCGCTTCGCCATGCTGGCGCTCGCTCCAGATGTCGGCAACGTGGAGAAAGGCGGTGCGCTCGAGGCCGATCTCGATGAAGGCGGACTGCATGCCCGGCAGTACGCGTACCACCTTGCCCAGGTAGACGTTACCGACGATGCCGCGGCTGGCTGTACGCTCGACGTGCAACTCCTGCACCACGCCCTGCTCGACGATGGCGACCCGCGTCTCCTGTGGGGTGAAGTTGATCAGGAATTCGATGCTCATGATGGATTGAACCCAATGGGAAATACGCAATGGCAGTCGGGCTGTCTGCCATTGCGCATGGCTCATCGGATCACGCCGGCTCCCGCCTGTGGCCGGGAGAGGCCGGCTGACAGGGGGCGCTACAGCAAGCGGGAAAGCTTACAGAGGGTAACC from Parazoarcus communis encodes the following:
- the rng gene encoding ribonuclease G, whose translation is MSIEFLINFTPQETRVAIVEQGVVQELHVERTASRGIVGNVYLGKVVRVLPGMQSAFIEIGLERTAFLHVADIWSERQHGEAAKPIEKILNEGQSLLVQVLKDPIGTKGARLSTQVSLAGRLLVYLPQEKHIGISQRIEDESEREQLRERLTRLVPDDEPGGFIVRTMAESASDEELAADIAYLRKLWSEIRNTTVGAFPPRLLHEDLGLGQRVLRDLVNEETTRIRVDSRENFQKLTAFAAEYSPKVLPLLEHYTGERPLFDIFNVEEEIQKALARRVDLKSGGYLIIDQTEAMTTVDVNTGGFVGARNFDDTIFKTNLEATQTIARQLRLRNLGGIIIIDFIDMENVEHREMVLDEFRKALARDHTKMSINGFTALGLVEMTRKRTRESLAHLLCESCPTCGGRGEVKTARTACYEILRELLREARQFNAKEFRVLAAPNVIDLFLDEESQSLAMLSDFIGKKVSLHPEASYTQEQFDIVLL
- the ruvB gene encoding Holliday junction branch migration DNA helicase RuvB gives rise to the protein MIETDKLRSAAPERLISAEPTDRKEDAIERALRPKRLAEYVGQAKIREQLEIFIEAARNRKEALDHVLLFGPPGLGKTTLAHIVAAEMGVNMRQTSGPVLERAGDLAALLTNLEPHDVLFIDEIHRLSPVVEEILYPALEDFQIDIMIGEGPAARSVKLDLPPFTLVGATTRAGMLTNPLRDRFGIVSRLEFYTPDELAYIVSRSARLLNVSIDDAGALEIARRARGTPRIANRLLRRVRDYAEVKSGGDITSAVADAALVMLDVDVLGLDLMDRKLLLAMLEKFGGGPVGLDNIAAAIGESSDTIEDVIEPYLIQQGYLQRTPRGRMATHSIWQHFGLNAPRLPGSDLFGQ
- a CDS encoding class I SAM-dependent rRNA methyltransferase gives rise to the protein MARLHLRPGRERTVLRRHPWIFAGSVDHLEGRARPGDTVDVVAADGKVVARAAWSPESQIRARVWSLDAEAAIDHAFFKRKVAESVARRETHPMLRGQDGQRLIHGESDGLPGVIADRYGSVVVLQLTSAGSDKWRDAIVAGLVQATGCAAVYERSDSDVRRLEGLEPRAGIAFGELPAEGLQIVENGVRMEVDVVGGHKTGFYLDQRDNRKLTGDLAHGRRVLNCFCYTGGFSLQALAGGASSVLSIDSSGPALATAARNLALNPQLDAARAEWSEDDVFEALRGLRAEERSFDLIILDPPKFAPSAAHAERASRAYKDINLFGFRLLAPGGILMTYSCSGGIGLEMFQKIVASAASDAGVDARILHRLAAAPDHPVGLAVPEGEYLKGLAIQIG
- the ruvA gene encoding Holliday junction branch migration protein RuvA → MIGRITGTLLEKNPPQILVDANGVGYEVDVPMSTFYNLPATGERVSLHTHLAVREDGHFLYGFATDEERTAFRQLLKISGIGARMALAVLSGLSVSDLAQAIALQEAGRLVKIPGIGKKTAERLLLELRDKLGKALPNAGGIRLAAGVDAAPDAKSDILNALLALGYNEREALGAMKGLGEDIGVSDGIRAALKLLSKA
- a CDS encoding prenyltransferase, with the translated sequence MSHPAEPAPGAFPNRAVLLFLATRPAFLSVTLVACLIGLACAHRSGASIDWMTAVFTLLFALVAHAGVNVINDYHDAESGADAANTKRLFPFTGGSRFIQNGVLSAAETGRFGYALLAAVVPAGLWLTWQAGAGLIVIGIAGLFVGWAYSAPPLKLMSRGLGELAIALGWLAVVVGTDYVQRGSFSLLPFAAGVSYALLVANLLFINQFPDHDGDAAAGKRTLVVRLGPQVAKWGYLLIAILSYTWLVAMVTIHALPQYAAAAAMTLILSFTSARELIADASTPDELAAPIKRTILATNVHGLLLAATLAFAQSGISA
- a CDS encoding HAD family hydrolase, encoding MTAFDPRPVRAIIFDMDGLLLDSERIAYAIGREASEHLGLPWDHEVAMRMIGMNSRDGYRLLQDAFGPSFPIDEHQAEFGRRYEQAIVDGRFPLKPGVPELLDQLALRGLPGAVATSTRRSRALPKLEGVGILHRLKGVIGGDEVRNGKPAPDIYLAAAALLETPIAHCLVLEDSNTGVRGGLASGAQVVMVPDLLSPAEDVLARGITVMNDLHEVARRLAD